In Paenibacillus stellifer, the DNA window TGAAGAGCTGGAGTCCCTCGCGAAGAACATCAAAGGCATCAAGAAGATCCGCTTCTGGATGACGTTCTCGCAGAACTACCTGACTCACCTGAAGGTTCTGGAAAATGTCGGTATGACCTCCATCGAGCCGATTCTGTTCGAAGGCAAGGAGATCATTCCGCTGCAGTTCCTGAAGGCAGTGCTTCCGGACCCGGCTTCGCTCGGACCGAGAACGAAAGGCAAGACCAACATCGGCATTATCGCCCAGGGGACCAAAGACGGCGAGCCGAAGAACTACTATGTATATAACGTCTGCGATCACCAGGAATGCTACCGTGAAGTCGGCTCCCAGGCCATCTCTTACACGACCGGCGTGCCTGCTATGATCGGCGCCATGCTGATGATCCAGGGCAAATGGATGAAAGCTGGAGTATACAATGTGGAAGAACTGGACCCGGATCCGTTCATGGAGCTGCTGAATACGAAAGGGCTGCCGTGGAAGGAAGACTTCTCGCCGGTGCTGCTGGACTAGGAACGGCCAATGACAGAACTTGATTTCGGCGCTGTCCCTTCGCCCAGCTATGTCGTCGACGAAAGACTTCTCATCAAAAATCTGGAGCTGCTGAAATCGGTGCAGGACCGCACCGGTGCACATATTTTGCTCGCGCAAAAAGGCTTCTCCATGCACAGTCTGTATCCGCTGGTCGGCCAGTACCTGAAAGGCGTAACATCCAGCTCCCTCTTCGAAGCCCGTCTCGGGTATGAGAAGATGGGCAAGGAGGTTCATGTGTACGCCCCGGCGTATGTCGATTCGGAGTTTGACGAGATGATGAAGTACAGCGATCATATCGTCTTCAATTCATTCGATCAGTGGAATCGCTACAAGGCTAAAGTGCAAAGCGCATCGAAGCACATCAGCTGCGGCATTCGCGTGAATCCCGAGTATTCCGAAATCGAGATTCCGCTGTACGATCCCTGCTATAACAATTCCAGACTCGGCGTGACGCTGGATAACTTCCGGCCGGAAGAGCTGGAAGGCATCGAAGGCCTGCATTTCCACACGATGTGCGAGCAGAACTCCGACACGCTGGAGCGGACGATCAAGGTCGTGGACGAGAAATTCGGCCCGTACCTCCACGGAATGAAGTGGCTCAATTTCGGCGGCGGGCATCATATTACCCGTCCGGACTACGATGTGGAGACGCTGATCCGGTGCATCAATTATATGAAGGACAAATATGGCGTCCAGATTTACCTGGAGCCGGGCGAAGCCATCGCCCTGTTCACCGGCTATCTGGTAGCGACGGTGCTCGATGTCGTCAAGAATGGGATGGAGATCGCCATTCTCGACACTTCGGCGGAATGCCATATGCCGGACGTGCTGGCTATGCCGTACCGTCCCGGCATTATCGGGGCAGGCCAGGCCGGCGAGTACGAGCATACGTACCGATTGGGCGGCCTGACCTGTCTCGCCGGAGACGTCATCGGCGATTACTCGTTCCACGAGCCGCTGAAGGCTGGCGACCGCTTGGTGTTCACCGACATGGCGCATTACACCATGGTGAAGAACCATATGTTCAACGGCGTGAACCTGCCGTCGATCGTCTCCTTCAATGAAGAGGAAGGCATCAAAGTCATCCGTACATTTGGTTATGAGGATTACGCAGGACGTTTGTCTTGAATTGAATAGTGTTTGGTAGCTATGGAAGGACAGCCGAGAGGCTGTCCTTCTTGCGTTGAACGGGATCATACCCGCGATGAGTCCAAAGGCGATTTATGAAGAACCTGATAGTCTTCTCTTGAAGGGTGGTAATAATAGATAATGGCTTGTGCCAGAGAACGATCTACATCAAAGCGAAGAGGAGCTGGACAGGTGAATAACAAGATTATTCTAGAGCCCGCAGCACAGAAGTTTGTTGAAGATACGGCGAATCCTCCTTATTTGTATGAGCTTGGCCCGGAACAAGGCCGCAAGGCCGTCGATGAAGCCCAATCCGGCGAAATACTTAAGCCCGAGGTGGAGATCGAGGATCTTACGATTCCGGGAGGCCCTTCGGGTCAGGTCTCCATTCGGATCATGCACCCTGTCGGCTCGTCCGGACCGCTGCCCGTCATTCTCTACACACATGGCGCAGGATGGGTATTCGGCAATGCGCACACGCACGACAACCTGATCCGAAAGCTGGTAGCCGGTACCGGAGCAGCGCTCGTCTTCACCAACTACAGCCTGTCGCCGGAAGCAAAGTATCCGACCGCGATCGAAGAAATCTACGCCGTACTGGAGTGGATTGCAGAGCAGGGAGCCGGGCACGGCTTTGACCCGTCCCGCCTGGCTGTTGCCGGCGACAGCGTTGGCGGCAATATGTCTGCGGCCATTACACTGATGGCCAAAGAGCGCAAAGGGCCGGCGATTGCCCGGCAGCTGCTGTTCTATCCAGTGACGGATGCATCATTTGATACGGAGTCTTACCACCAATTCGCCAAAGGCTATTTCCTGCACCGCGACGGGATGAAGTGGTTCTGGGACCAGTACACGACGGATGAAAGTCAGCGGAACGAAATTACCGCATCTCCGCTGCGGGCAACCGTTGACGATCTGCGCGGCCTTCCCGCCGCTCTCGTCATCACCGGCGAAGCCGATGTGCTTCACGACGAGGGCGAGGCCTATGCGAACAAGCTGCGCGAGGCCGGCGTTCCGGTAACCGCGGTGCGCTATCAGGGCATCATTCATGACTTCGTCATGCTGAATGCCCTGGCAGAGACGAACGCGGCCCAAAGTGCGCTCTCCCTGGCCGCTAGCTGGCTGAAGGAAGGCTTTCAGCAATAAATCCCATAACGGGGGCGCCACCGTTATGTTTAAGCTAAAGCCCGCTCATTTTGAGCGGGTTTTTTGGACATTATAGGTGGACCGCGTGAACTTTTTGGAATACTTAATCGTACTATAATCGGTTACTAAAGAAAGATGCAGTAAAATAACCCTTGCCAGGTTACCTGGCTTGTCTACTGATTGCCCGTTCGAAGGAACTAATACGAATGAATAGAAGGGAGTCTATGCAGCTGAATTCATCTTACATTGAAGTTCGCGACGTGAATAAGAGCTACGGCGGACAGGACGTGTTGAAGGCTGTCTCTTTCACGATTGAGAAAGGAAGCATCGTTGGCCTGCTTGGGCCCAACGGCACCGGTAAGACCACCTTGGTACGCCTGCTGAATGGCGTCATTCTTCCCGACCGTGGAACGCTGCGGGTGAACGGGTACGACCCGATAACCGAGGGAAATGCGATCCGGCGCATTAGCGGTGTGGTCACAGAGGGTGCCGGGCTGTACCACGACATGAGCGGAGTCGCCAACTTGCGATTCTTTGCTAAGCTGTACAATTGTTTCATTGAGGAACGAATTCAAGCGTTGTTGGGGCAATTCGGCCTGGAAGGTGCACAAGAGAAAAAGGTCGGCAGCTACAGCACCGGCATGAAGAAACGTCTGGCCTTGGCGAAGGCGATGCTTCATCAGCCGGAGATCTTGTTCCTGGATGAGCCGACGAACGGACTCGATCCGGAAGGCATCAACCAAGTCGTGACCGATCTAAAGGCAATGAATGAGACTTACGGAACGACGATCATCCTCTGCTCTCATGTGCTGCATCAATTGGAGCCGCTATGTCACACTTATATTTTCATGAAGAATGGTACGATCCTGGATACCGGGACGAAAAAAGAGCTGGAGAAGAAACATCTGAAGACGATTCAACTCAAATTAACAACCGGACTGACCGTAGAAGGTGATGCATATGCGGGATATCCGGCCAGGCGACTGGGGCCGAGCGAGGTGCAGCTGGAGCTGGCATCAACCGATCAGATTTCGGCGTTGCTCCGTCAAGTATTGCAAGCTACATGGGTGCACTCGGCAGAGATCATGAACCATGACTTAGAGTCGCTTTATTTCAACTTGGGGGGGAACAATGATGAACCGGAGCCAAATCATCGCGATCGCACAGAAAGATATTAGGGCGATAACGAGTAACGTGCAGGTATGGCTCGGGCTTGTCCTGCTTCCGCTTGTGTTCGGCGTCCTGTTGCCGGGCATCTTAATTCTGGTAATAAAGATGGTGAACATTACCGATGGCGATCTCGTCGACATGGTACAGAAGGTGATCACTCAGCTGCCCGCTGGGGATAAGAAGGAGCAGATCACGGCGTTACCGACGCTTAACCATCAGATCATCTACATCTTCGTCAACTATATGCTGGGACCTTTTTTCTTGCTCATCCCGGTGCTGAATTCACTGATGATCGCATTGAACAGTCTCGTCGGGGAAAAAGAGCGACGGACGCTCGAAAGTCTGCTGTTCGCACCCATTGAGGTGAAGGAC includes these proteins:
- the nspC gene encoding carboxynorspermidine decarboxylase gives rise to the protein MTELDFGAVPSPSYVVDERLLIKNLELLKSVQDRTGAHILLAQKGFSMHSLYPLVGQYLKGVTSSSLFEARLGYEKMGKEVHVYAPAYVDSEFDEMMKYSDHIVFNSFDQWNRYKAKVQSASKHISCGIRVNPEYSEIEIPLYDPCYNNSRLGVTLDNFRPEELEGIEGLHFHTMCEQNSDTLERTIKVVDEKFGPYLHGMKWLNFGGGHHITRPDYDVETLIRCINYMKDKYGVQIYLEPGEAIALFTGYLVATVLDVVKNGMEIAILDTSAECHMPDVLAMPYRPGIIGAGQAGEYEHTYRLGGLTCLAGDVIGDYSFHEPLKAGDRLVFTDMAHYTMVKNHMFNGVNLPSIVSFNEEEGIKVIRTFGYEDYAGRLS
- a CDS encoding alpha/beta hydrolase, with product MNNKIILEPAAQKFVEDTANPPYLYELGPEQGRKAVDEAQSGEILKPEVEIEDLTIPGGPSGQVSIRIMHPVGSSGPLPVILYTHGAGWVFGNAHTHDNLIRKLVAGTGAALVFTNYSLSPEAKYPTAIEEIYAVLEWIAEQGAGHGFDPSRLAVAGDSVGGNMSAAITLMAKERKGPAIARQLLFYPVTDASFDTESYHQFAKGYFLHRDGMKWFWDQYTTDESQRNEITASPLRATVDDLRGLPAALVITGEADVLHDEGEAYANKLREAGVPVTAVRYQGIIHDFVMLNALAETNAAQSALSLAASWLKEGFQQ
- a CDS encoding ABC transporter ATP-binding protein; its protein translation is MQLNSSYIEVRDVNKSYGGQDVLKAVSFTIEKGSIVGLLGPNGTGKTTLVRLLNGVILPDRGTLRVNGYDPITEGNAIRRISGVVTEGAGLYHDMSGVANLRFFAKLYNCFIEERIQALLGQFGLEGAQEKKVGSYSTGMKKRLALAKAMLHQPEILFLDEPTNGLDPEGINQVVTDLKAMNETYGTTIILCSHVLHQLEPLCHTYIFMKNGTILDTGTKKELEKKHLKTIQLKLTTGLTVEGDAYAGYPARRLGPSEVQLELASTDQISALLRQVLQATWVHSAEIMNHDLESLYFNLGGNNDEPEPNHRDRTERY